One genomic segment of Caldimonas brevitalea includes these proteins:
- a CDS encoding serine kinase: MDIDWKRLIDVRERQKRTAMETVARDREAAERSLADARQAQARLQQEMAAKAQHWQATAGALQDGHCSVAELRHAGAWSGALDARIVEAGRGAARAQAAHLQRQQVLDASRRQLRAASGDVEKAQQMHRRCQSEQRRLQEARLDDVAEDVAAQAWAARRKV; the protein is encoded by the coding sequence ATGGACATCGACTGGAAACGCCTGATCGACGTGCGTGAGCGCCAGAAGCGCACCGCGATGGAGACCGTCGCACGCGACCGTGAAGCCGCCGAGCGCAGCCTGGCCGACGCACGCCAGGCGCAAGCCCGGCTGCAACAGGAGATGGCGGCCAAGGCGCAGCACTGGCAGGCCACCGCCGGGGCCTTGCAAGACGGCCATTGCAGCGTGGCCGAGTTGCGCCACGCGGGCGCCTGGAGTGGCGCACTCGATGCCCGCATCGTCGAAGCCGGCCGTGGCGCGGCGCGTGCACAGGCCGCACACCTGCAGCGCCAGCAGGTGCTCGACGCCAGCCGGCGCCAGCTGCGGGCGGCAAGCGGCGATGTCGAAAAGGCGCAGCAGATGCACCGCCGCTGCCAGTCCGAGCAGCGCCGGCTGCAGGAGGCCCGGCTGGACGACGTGGCCGAAGACGTGGCGGCGCAGGCGTGGGCCGCGCGGCGCAAGGTGTAG
- a CDS encoding SctK family type III secretion system sorting platform protein, which produces MDLVRLVTRFNLHPELDLHPSWLPTSWPVRHRRVQRYGPGGQAVLAELLRRRQPEGVDYNFDSRLKRLVLLDAASLRRLAAYCGLCAHLPLLRVRGGLAHQLRRQARRYDDDAVEFVLERVPQLTALKMSSTSLQERPIAAGRVIVNRGYRLLRSLVASEGEAVLQRLQHKLPRRVSLLPAPALQAQQQQQLVELLLLCIVPERVPQWDWLF; this is translated from the coding sequence ATGGACCTGGTGCGCCTCGTCACGCGTTTCAACCTGCACCCCGAACTCGATCTGCATCCGAGCTGGTTGCCCACCAGCTGGCCGGTGCGCCACCGGCGGGTGCAGCGCTACGGCCCGGGCGGGCAGGCGGTGCTGGCGGAACTGCTGCGCCGTCGCCAGCCCGAGGGTGTCGACTACAACTTCGATTCGCGGCTGAAACGGCTGGTGCTGCTCGACGCGGCGTCGCTGCGCCGGCTGGCCGCCTATTGCGGCCTGTGCGCCCACCTGCCGCTGCTGCGGGTGCGCGGTGGCCTGGCCCACCAGCTGCGGCGCCAGGCGCGCCGCTACGACGACGACGCGGTCGAGTTCGTCCTCGAGCGGGTGCCCCAGCTCACCGCGCTCAAGATGAGCAGCACCTCGCTGCAGGAGCGGCCGATCGCGGCCGGCCGTGTCATCGTCAACCGGGGCTACCGTCTGTTGCGCAGCCTGGTGGCGTCGGAAGGCGAGGCGGTGCTGCAGCGTCTGCAGCACAAGCTGCCCCGGCGTGTCTCGCTGCTGCCGGCGCCCGCGTTGCAAGCCCAACAGCAGCAACAACTCGTCGAGCTGCTGCTGCTCTGTATCGTTCCTGAGAGGGTGCCGCAATGGGACTGGCTTTTCTGA
- the sctT gene encoding type III secretion system export apparatus subunit SctT, with amino-acid sequence MESSLELAAAERLFASVALTMPRLFAVFAVVPFLSGGMITGIVRNGLLLILAIFISPVAGEMPSVSVGTWVLIAGKEALIGLLLGLSFGIFIWAIQSVGDLIDFQTGSGNASFFDPVAGHENGPTGEFLGWMVITLFVAAGGLLAMLGVVVDSYRLWPVGSFFPDVGFVLEQFAIRQGDTLFLWIVKLAAPVVFVLMLVELGMGLISRVAPQLNVFVFSQPLKSLLAHLMMLLFLFFVYESLQSFLRPENGVLDFLRSAL; translated from the coding sequence ATGGAATCCAGTCTCGAGCTGGCCGCCGCCGAACGCCTGTTCGCCTCGGTGGCGTTGACGATGCCGCGCTTGTTCGCGGTGTTCGCGGTGGTGCCGTTTCTGTCGGGCGGCATGATCACCGGCATCGTCCGCAACGGGCTGCTGCTGATCCTGGCGATCTTCATCTCGCCGGTCGCGGGCGAGATGCCCAGCGTCTCGGTCGGCACCTGGGTGCTGATCGCCGGCAAGGAGGCCCTGATCGGTTTGCTGCTCGGCCTGAGCTTTGGCATCTTCATCTGGGCCATCCAGAGCGTCGGCGACTTGATCGACTTCCAGACCGGCTCGGGCAACGCCTCGTTCTTCGACCCGGTGGCCGGGCATGAGAACGGCCCCACCGGCGAGTTCCTTGGGTGGATGGTGATCACGCTGTTCGTGGCCGCGGGCGGGCTGCTCGCGATGCTCGGCGTGGTGGTCGACTCCTACCGCCTGTGGCCGGTCGGCTCGTTCTTCCCCGACGTCGGCTTCGTGCTGGAGCAGTTCGCGATCCGCCAGGGCGACACGCTGTTCCTGTGGATCGTCAAGCTGGCGGCTCCGGTGGTGTTCGTGCTGATGCTGGTCGAGCTGGGCATGGGCCTGATCAGCCGCGTCGCGCCGCAGCTCAACGTGTTCGTGTTCTCGCAGCCGCTGAAGAGCCTGCTGGCGCATTTGATGATGCTGCTGTTCCTGTTCTTCGTGTACGAGTCGCTGCAAAGCTTTTTGCGGCCCGAGAACGGCGTGCTCGACTTTTTGCGGTCGGCCTTGTAG
- the sctJ gene encoding type III secretion system inner membrane ring lipoprotein SctJ, translating to MTRALFAFRLASWRRFGPALVLALLLSGCKVGLYSSLNEQEANEIVAALSVEGIAASKERVEGNSWQVLVDESRLATALDVLRAQGLPHDRYVSMGDVFQKQGLVSTPSEERMRYIYAVSQELSQTLRTVDGVVSARVHVVIPANDPLSDKIRPSSAAVFIKHRPDVDLRLLAPAVKDMVAHSIEGLTHDQVSLSLFEARKPVVDGNTPAAGAAPQLFGGLPTQTGVIVLVVLLLGAAALAVLPGLLRRQGLDWRTWMRRQVMRR from the coding sequence GTGACACGCGCCCTGTTTGCCTTTCGTCTCGCGTCCTGGCGGCGCTTCGGCCCGGCCCTGGTGCTGGCGCTGTTGCTGAGCGGCTGCAAGGTCGGCCTGTATTCCAGCCTCAACGAACAAGAGGCCAACGAGATCGTCGCGGCGTTGTCGGTCGAAGGTATCGCCGCCAGCAAGGAGCGCGTCGAAGGCAACAGCTGGCAGGTGCTGGTCGACGAGAGCCGATTGGCGACCGCACTCGACGTGCTGCGCGCCCAAGGCCTGCCGCACGACCGCTATGTGAGCATGGGCGACGTGTTCCAGAAGCAAGGCCTGGTGTCGACGCCGTCGGAAGAGCGCATGCGCTACATCTACGCGGTGTCGCAGGAACTGTCGCAGACGCTGCGCACCGTCGACGGTGTGGTGTCGGCCCGCGTGCATGTGGTGATCCCCGCCAACGACCCGCTCAGCGACAAGATCCGCCCCTCGTCGGCCGCCGTTTTCATCAAGCACCGTCCCGACGTCGACCTGCGATTGCTGGCGCCGGCCGTCAAGGACATGGTGGCCCACAGCATCGAGGGCCTGACGCATGACCAGGTGTCGCTGTCCTTGTTCGAGGCGCGCAAGCCCGTCGTCGACGGCAACACTCCCGCGGCCGGTGCCGCACCGCAGCTGTTCGGTGGGTTGCCCACACAGACCGGCGTGATCGTGCTGGTCGTGCTGCTGCTGGGCGCCGCCGCACTGGCCGTGCTGCCCGGCCTGCTGCGCCGGCAAGGCCTCGACTGGCGCACCTGGATGCGCCGGCAGGTGATGCGCCGCTGA
- the sctL gene encoding type III secretion system stator protein SctL, translated as MGLAFLITTENLQLLSERKVLKEAEYSALLDASAVVGAARNEARRIVQQATSQAEEAQRAGYEEGLRRAKAEYAEQLVSESIAAERQLQSLRSTMAHLVVKAVSQFIADADPRQLFEAALLRVESLLRTEPFITVRVAPAQEAAMRQVLTTLREEAHWGMNLSLSSDPSLQEGACVVQTASGTLEIGVEAQLEAFRRAVERSGMAQQPPAKAAE; from the coding sequence ATGGGACTGGCTTTTCTGATCACCACCGAGAACCTGCAGCTGTTGAGCGAACGTAAGGTGCTCAAGGAGGCCGAGTACTCGGCGCTGCTCGACGCGTCCGCGGTGGTCGGTGCCGCTCGCAACGAGGCCCGCCGTATCGTGCAGCAGGCCACCTCGCAGGCCGAGGAGGCACAGCGTGCCGGTTATGAAGAAGGGCTGCGGCGCGCCAAGGCCGAATACGCCGAGCAGCTGGTGTCCGAGAGCATCGCCGCCGAGCGGCAGCTGCAATCGTTGCGCTCCACGATGGCCCACCTGGTCGTCAAGGCCGTCAGCCAGTTCATCGCGGATGCCGATCCGCGCCAGCTGTTCGAGGCGGCCTTGCTGCGGGTCGAATCGCTGCTGCGCACCGAGCCCTTCATCACGGTGCGGGTCGCGCCCGCACAGGAAGCGGCGATGCGCCAAGTGCTGACCACACTGCGCGAGGAGGCCCATTGGGGCATGAATCTGTCGCTGTCGAGCGACCCGTCGCTGCAGGAAGGCGCCTGTGTGGTGCAGACCGCGTCGGGCACGCTCGAGATCGGCGTCGAGGCGCAGCTCGAAGCCTTCCGCCGCGCGGTGGAGCGCAGCGGCATGGCGCAACAACCGCCCGCGAAAGCCGCCGAATGA
- the sctC gene encoding type III secretion system outer membrane ring subunit SctC has translation MSTRPAARPLPSVQRQWLVLLLGLWAGLLLLAVHAQAAELPWRGRPFQIIANEKPLPDFLRELAASQGTTAVVDPKVAGVISGKFSGPALTILNSVCSTNGLTWYYDGAFLFIDLASEAKSEVLSIAGSKATAIAETLVRMRIADDRYPFSISEKQGSLYVSGPRRYVEMVRQAVKLVDQNQRAAQSEGAEIRMFPLRYAWAADLKITRSGKETVVPGVANVLRSLYGKGGSQQGGGGRGASAPFRVGPSRQLQLSTGETVNAPKVEMPSVNADDGNGLPSFGNAGELPQFQADSRMNAVLVRDLPDKMAQYERLIQSMDVRPRLIEIEVTIMDISTDTLTSLGVDWRLHGRHGDAQIGRGDRPPLTWNGATSEGGQIVSTGPNGVPTMPLGGVFTAAIGNDVRNYLLARVNALQTKGDANFVARPKVMTLDNTEAVLENLSEFFVRVDGFQDASLFSITAGTAVRVTPLVVDERNGRGVMLSIDIVDGNLSNEIVDRIPIVRRRTVNTQALVDEGNSLLIAGYSSEEKVNATSGVPVLSDLPIVGNLFKYNEKKQANMERFYLLTPRLVIPTSAVPAPATTPAPTPGPTSQLAPAQQAPVQLTPVPAPARAPTSPGGN, from the coding sequence ATGAGCACCCGCCCGGCCGCCCGGCCTCTGCCTTCCGTTCAACGCCAGTGGCTGGTGCTGCTGCTCGGCCTGTGGGCCGGGCTGTTGCTGCTGGCCGTCCACGCCCAGGCGGCCGAGCTGCCGTGGCGCGGCCGGCCGTTCCAGATCATCGCGAACGAGAAGCCGTTGCCCGACTTCCTGCGCGAGCTGGCGGCGTCGCAAGGCACCACCGCCGTGGTCGACCCCAAGGTGGCGGGTGTCATCAGCGGCAAGTTCAGCGGGCCGGCCCTGACCATCCTGAACAGCGTGTGCTCGACCAACGGGCTGACCTGGTACTACGACGGCGCCTTCTTGTTCATCGACCTGGCCAGCGAGGCCAAGAGCGAAGTGCTGTCGATCGCCGGCAGCAAGGCCACCGCGATCGCCGAGACGCTGGTGCGGATGCGCATCGCCGACGACCGCTATCCGTTCTCGATCAGCGAGAAACAGGGCAGCCTCTATGTGTCGGGCCCGCGCCGTTATGTCGAGATGGTGCGCCAGGCGGTCAAGCTGGTCGACCAGAACCAGCGGGCGGCCCAGTCAGAAGGTGCCGAGATCCGCATGTTCCCGTTGCGGTATGCCTGGGCGGCCGACCTGAAGATCACGCGCTCGGGCAAGGAAACCGTGGTGCCCGGTGTCGCCAACGTGCTGCGCAGCCTCTATGGCAAGGGTGGCAGCCAGCAGGGCGGTGGTGGCCGGGGCGCGAGCGCGCCGTTTCGCGTCGGGCCGAGCCGGCAGCTGCAACTCAGCACCGGTGAGACCGTCAACGCGCCCAAGGTTGAAATGCCGAGCGTCAATGCGGACGACGGCAATGGCCTGCCGAGCTTCGGCAACGCCGGCGAGCTGCCGCAGTTCCAGGCCGACTCGCGCATGAACGCCGTGCTGGTGCGCGACCTGCCCGACAAGATGGCCCAGTACGAGCGGCTGATCCAGTCGATGGACGTGCGCCCGCGCCTGATCGAGATCGAAGTGACGATCATGGACATCAGCACCGACACGCTCACCAGCCTGGGTGTCGACTGGCGTTTGCATGGCCGCCATGGCGATGCGCAGATCGGCCGCGGCGACCGCCCGCCGCTGACCTGGAACGGCGCCACCAGCGAAGGCGGCCAGATCGTCTCGACCGGCCCGAACGGTGTGCCGACCATGCCGCTGGGCGGCGTGTTCACCGCGGCCATCGGCAACGACGTGCGCAACTACCTGCTCGCGCGAGTCAACGCACTGCAGACCAAGGGCGACGCCAACTTCGTCGCGCGGCCCAAGGTGATGACGCTGGACAACACCGAGGCCGTGCTCGAGAACCTGAGCGAGTTCTTCGTGCGGGTCGACGGTTTCCAGGATGCCAGCCTGTTCAGCATCACCGCCGGCACCGCGGTGCGGGTCACGCCGCTGGTGGTCGACGAACGCAACGGCCGCGGCGTGATGCTGTCGATCGACATCGTCGACGGCAACCTCAGCAACGAGATCGTCGACCGCATCCCCATCGTGCGCCGCCGCACCGTCAACACGCAGGCGCTGGTCGACGAAGGCAACAGCCTGCTGATCGCCGGCTACTCGTCGGAAGAAAAGGTCAATGCGACCTCGGGTGTGCCGGTGCTGTCCGACCTGCCCATCGTCGGCAACCTGTTCAAGTACAACGAAAAGAAGCAGGCCAACATGGAGCGGTTTTACCTGTTGACGCCGCGGCTGGTGATCCCGACCTCGGCGGTCCCGGCGCCCGCCACGACGCCGGCTCCCACCCCTGGGCCGACCTCGCAGCTGGCCCCGGCGCAGCAGGCCCCCGTGCAGCTGACCCCGGTACCGGCACCGGCACGGGCGCCGACCTCACCCGGAGGAAACTGA
- a CDS encoding FliI/YscN family ATPase, producing the protein MKFEPLTTSSEARLSDAALGIAADLEQAFGRITPVGMRGRVSQAVGLLIHATGIQAHVGELCELVTPGEAPLLAEVVGFQHNTAILTPLGPTTGISALTEVLPTGRGHTCPVGAQLLGRVLDAMGRPIDERGPLPPHTLLPVHREPVAPLARRMIERPLVTGIRALDGLLTLGEGQRLGVFSPPGIGKSTLLGMLARGSTADVNVIALIGERGREVKEFIEHNLGAEGLAKTVMVVSTSDRPPMERIKSAYVATTIAEQFRDQGKQVLLLVDSLTRFARAQREIGLASGEPPTRRSYPPSIFSMLPQLLERAGQGKTGSITAVYSVLTEGDEDNDPIAEEVRSILDGHVVLSRKIAAANQYPAIDILASISRVMPLVADERHRSAAARFRSLLAKYQELELLVQIGEYRAGSDALADRAIALRPAMLEFLSQPPGVREPFEQTLARLARFES; encoded by the coding sequence ATGAAGTTCGAGCCGCTGACCACCTCCAGCGAAGCCAGGCTGTCCGACGCCGCCCTGGGCATCGCCGCCGACTTGGAGCAAGCGTTCGGCCGCATCACGCCGGTGGGCATGCGCGGGCGGGTCAGCCAGGCGGTGGGGCTGCTGATCCACGCAACGGGCATCCAGGCCCACGTCGGCGAGCTGTGCGAGCTGGTCACGCCCGGCGAAGCCCCGCTGCTGGCCGAGGTGGTCGGCTTCCAGCACAACACCGCCATCCTCACGCCACTCGGTCCCACCACCGGCATCTCGGCCCTCACCGAGGTGCTGCCCACCGGCCGCGGCCACACTTGCCCGGTCGGCGCGCAGCTGCTCGGCCGTGTGCTCGACGCGATGGGCCGGCCCATCGACGAGCGCGGTCCCTTGCCGCCGCACACGCTGCTGCCGGTGCACCGCGAGCCGGTGGCGCCGTTGGCACGCCGCATGATCGAGCGGCCGCTGGTCACCGGCATCCGCGCGCTCGACGGCCTGCTGACGCTGGGCGAAGGCCAGCGTCTCGGCGTCTTCTCGCCGCCGGGCATCGGCAAGAGCACCTTGCTCGGCATGCTCGCGCGCGGCTCGACCGCCGACGTCAACGTGATCGCGCTGATCGGCGAACGCGGGCGCGAGGTGAAGGAATTCATCGAGCACAACCTGGGCGCCGAAGGGCTGGCCAAGACGGTCATGGTGGTGTCGACCTCCGACCGGCCGCCGATGGAGCGCATCAAGTCGGCCTATGTGGCGACCACCATCGCCGAGCAGTTCCGCGACCAGGGCAAGCAGGTGTTGCTGCTGGTCGATTCGCTGACACGGTTCGCCCGTGCGCAGCGCGAGATCGGCCTGGCCAGCGGCGAGCCGCCGACGCGGCGCAGCTACCCGCCGTCGATCTTTTCGATGCTGCCGCAGCTGCTCGAACGGGCGGGGCAGGGCAAGACCGGTTCGATCACCGCCGTCTATTCGGTGCTGACCGAGGGTGACGAAGACAACGACCCGATTGCCGAGGAGGTGCGCTCCATCCTCGATGGCCACGTGGTGCTGTCACGCAAGATCGCCGCCGCCAACCAGTACCCGGCGATCGACATCCTGGCCAGCATCAGCCGTGTGATGCCGTTGGTGGCCGACGAGCGCCACCGCAGCGCGGCCGCCCGGTTCCGCAGCCTGCTCGCCAAATACCAGGAGCTGGAGCTGCTGGTGCAGATCGGCGAATACCGCGCCGGCAGCGACGCGCTGGCCGACCGTGCCATCGCCTTGCGCCCGGCGATGCTCGAATTCCTGTCGCAGCCGCCGGGCGTGCGCGAGCCGTTCGAGCAGACGCTGGCGCGGCTCGCGCGTTTCGAGTCTTGA
- a CDS encoding FHA domain-containing protein, whose protein sequence is MHAASSPGWCLRFLSGAVKGRTIALKPGVNVLGSGGDCEVMLPGGDVLPRHLVFTVGELVVSMQRVGTASARLNGEEMKLQRKSVVAGDVVSLGQIDFQLDRSYPVQEHEDSMFAPPEAVQPGDSATPVSTAGPRPQRLDRWVAGVLVLLAVIALGALGLGGVGDGQRGGGTSVDLAQVEAALKPFPEVEVIAAPGGMFSVKGYVESRQRRQALQQAMAPFGRQVSVNVHAAEDMIEQARRYVSDPGIAVTYAGQGRLVVSGTVEDEAVRQKIRRLGEDLHPTVLVSDRVVYRPKPASDKEAQMQWNAWQNVLPGRMVSITDDGNGMRHIQLSNGSRYYEGSVLRSGAEIKRIEPDGLVVGQPPQGSGQQAK, encoded by the coding sequence ATGCACGCCGCATCCTCACCCGGCTGGTGTTTGCGATTCTTGAGCGGCGCGGTGAAGGGCCGCACGATCGCGCTCAAGCCTGGCGTCAACGTGCTCGGCTCGGGCGGTGATTGCGAGGTGATGCTGCCCGGCGGCGACGTGCTGCCGCGCCATCTGGTGTTCACGGTCGGCGAGCTGGTGGTGTCGATGCAGCGGGTGGGCACGGCGTCGGCCCGGCTCAACGGCGAGGAGATGAAGCTGCAGCGCAAGAGCGTGGTCGCCGGCGACGTCGTGTCGCTCGGGCAGATCGACTTCCAGCTCGACCGCAGCTACCCCGTGCAGGAGCATGAGGACTCGATGTTCGCGCCGCCCGAGGCGGTGCAGCCGGGTGACAGCGCTACGCCCGTGTCGACTGCCGGCCCGAGGCCGCAACGCCTCGACCGCTGGGTCGCCGGCGTGCTGGTGCTGCTGGCCGTGATCGCACTCGGCGCGCTGGGCCTGGGCGGGGTCGGTGACGGCCAACGTGGCGGTGGTACCAGCGTCGACCTGGCCCAGGTGGAGGCCGCGCTCAAGCCCTTCCCGGAGGTGGAAGTGATCGCGGCGCCGGGCGGCATGTTCAGCGTCAAGGGCTATGTCGAGTCGCGCCAGCGGCGCCAGGCGCTGCAGCAGGCGATGGCGCCGTTCGGCCGCCAGGTGAGCGTCAACGTGCATGCGGCCGAAGACATGATCGAGCAGGCCCGCCGCTACGTCAGCGACCCGGGCATCGCGGTCACCTATGCCGGCCAGGGCCGGCTGGTGGTCTCGGGCACGGTCGAAGACGAAGCGGTGCGCCAGAAGATCCGCCGCCTCGGCGAAGACCTGCACCCGACCGTGCTGGTGTCCGACCGTGTCGTCTACCGCCCCAAGCCCGCGTCCGACAAGGAAGCGCAGATGCAGTGGAACGCGTGGCAGAACGTGTTGCCGGGCCGCATGGTGAGCATCACCGACGACGGCAACGGCATGCGCCACATCCAGCTGTCCAACGGCAGCCGCTACTACGAAGGCTCGGTGCTGCGCTCGGGCGCCGAGATCAAGCGCATCGAGCCCGATGGCCTGGTGGTGGGCCAGCCGCCGCAGGGCAGCGGGCAGCAGGCGAAATGA
- a CDS encoding EscU/YscU/HrcU family type III secretion system export apparatus switch protein gives MSEKNQKPSPKRLRDARKRGEVVFSSDVASTVVFIVVLACVWLGGAFYFGLLHELWLHATSTELLTRPDERFAELLLHTGETLVWGAAPITLVAAIAGILGSLFQVGGVAAWERLKPDAKRLNPAEGLKRIFSTRNLVNLLKMVLKTTLLAVLMFVVVRLFVDSSLKLGYARPSVILMAGAQMIGISFAWAAVIYAVMAMVDYAHEYYEFMKQQRMSIEELRQEHKEVEGDPINASRRRSAHFEAVYFSLADRVRMASAVIHSARAAVALQYLGEHDLPRVIARGEGEVAAQIRRLAAEALIPMEFEPALAERLHDEVPVDQAIPRPLYAPVAKLLRWAQGHD, from the coding sequence ATGTCCGAGAAGAACCAGAAACCCAGCCCCAAACGCCTGCGCGACGCGCGCAAGCGGGGCGAAGTGGTGTTCAGCTCGGATGTCGCGTCGACGGTGGTGTTCATCGTGGTGCTCGCGTGTGTGTGGCTGGGCGGCGCGTTCTATTTCGGCTTGCTGCACGAGCTGTGGCTGCACGCCACCAGCACCGAGCTGCTGACCCGGCCCGACGAACGTTTTGCTGAACTGCTGCTGCACACCGGCGAGACGCTGGTGTGGGGCGCCGCGCCGATCACGCTGGTGGCCGCCATCGCCGGCATCCTCGGCTCGCTGTTCCAGGTCGGCGGCGTGGCGGCGTGGGAGCGCCTGAAGCCCGACGCCAAGCGCTTGAACCCGGCCGAAGGCCTGAAGCGCATCTTCTCGACGCGCAATTTGGTCAACCTGCTCAAGATGGTGCTCAAGACGACACTGCTGGCCGTCTTGATGTTCGTGGTGGTGCGTCTGTTCGTCGATTCCTCGCTCAAGCTCGGCTATGCGCGGCCTTCGGTCATCCTGATGGCCGGCGCGCAGATGATCGGCATCAGCTTCGCCTGGGCCGCGGTGATCTACGCCGTGATGGCGATGGTCGATTACGCGCACGAGTACTACGAGTTCATGAAGCAGCAGCGCATGTCGATCGAAGAGCTGCGCCAGGAGCACAAGGAAGTCGAGGGCGACCCGATCAACGCCAGCCGCCGCCGCTCGGCCCACTTCGAGGCGGTTTACTTCAGCCTGGCGGATCGCGTGCGCATGGCGTCCGCGGTGATCCACTCGGCACGCGCCGCCGTGGCGCTGCAATACCTCGGCGAGCACGATTTGCCGCGCGTGATCGCGCGCGGCGAAGGGGAAGTGGCGGCACAGATCCGCCGTCTCGCCGCCGAAGCGCTGATCCCGATGGAGTTCGAGCCGGCCTTGGCCGAGCGCCTGCACGACGAGGTGCCGGTCGACCAGGCCATTCCCAGACCCTTGTATGCGCCGGTGGCCAAGCTGCTGCGCTGGGCACAAGGTCATGATTAG
- the sctS gene encoding type III secretion system export apparatus subunit SctS, with amino-acid sequence MTPQNILDITREGLLIVLWVALPIVLVATLTALIVSVLQAVTQIQDQSIGQSIRLIAVMIAIIATAGWMGRDVMRFAERAFHTLTTLP; translated from the coding sequence ATGACGCCGCAGAACATCCTCGACATCACACGCGAAGGTTTGCTGATCGTGCTGTGGGTGGCGCTGCCCATCGTGCTGGTGGCGACGCTCACCGCGCTCATCGTCTCGGTGCTGCAAGCCGTGACGCAAATCCAGGACCAGAGCATCGGCCAGTCGATCCGTTTGATCGCCGTGATGATCGCCATCATCGCCACCGCCGGCTGGATGGGGCGCGACGTGATGCGGTTCGCCGAACGCGCCTTCCACACCTTGACGACGTTGCCATGA